In the genome of Succinivibrio dextrinosolvens, the window GTTTTCTCTAAGGAAAACAGCAAGTCATCAAGCAGACTGAAGTTATAGAAAATATTACACATCGAGAACATAGCTGTCATTGCAACGGAGTAAATAAACAACAGCTATAAACAATCACAGATTCAGAATAGGATCCTCCTGAGTGTTGTAAAATTTACCCTCTACTAGACTGCCATATTGTAAAAACAAAGGAAAATAGAGTTGATAAAGTTGCAACAATAGATAAATACAGCATTAAATTGTTTAGCCTGTCTATTTTCTTGCTGTTTTCCAATCTGGATATTTCTCTTAACTTTTCTTCCATCTCTCTGACAGAATCTTCTATACCGAAATGAGTATATAAATCCTCCCACATAAAAAACAGTTCTATTACACGATTTGTCTGAAGAGGCTTTCTATAAAAGTAACGCGTTTTCCAATCCTGCATTTCACTATAGGTTTTAATCGCAAGTTTTGGATTAGCTGTAATTCGCCTTACGAACTCATCAAGCTTATAGACATAGGCATTAGCCAGAATATAAATCAGAGCAAGTCTACAGCTGGAGCATTCAATAATTGGAGCAATCTGAGAGATTATCAGTTCCTGATTGTTAACAATAAGATTAGAACACTTTCTCTGGACCTGAGGAGAATTCCTATCACAAGTTACCTGACTAACAATATTCTTTTTAATCTCTAGCAACTTAGATTTATTCTGAAATCTCTCGTCAGAATCACTCTCCCTAAAGACTTCAAGATTATTATCCTGATTTCTTCTAACAGAATATTTAAGTCCGAATAGTTTTATTAACAGAACATCCCAGTTTCCATAAATTGAATCATCCTCAAAATTAGGCAATTCCTGATTATTCTTTACGACAGATACAAAAAATTCACTATAAAGTGCATCCTTAAAAAAGCGAATCATCCATTTTTTTGTTTGACCGTTCAAAAACCAGCATTCGTGAACAGATCTCCAGGAGTGTGGTTCATATTCACCGTTCAAAAAATCTTTTTCAATGTTTTTACTATCTGACATACGGAAATCCAAAGGGAAAAAAGAGTATATTTGAGGTATAGCCAATAGTATAGTATTTTTTTCTTAATACCGTAAACCACGAAAAAAAAAGCGCACAGGTCTGACATATTCTTGAGACTCATCACAAATCAGACATTTTTTATAAAAATTATTTCTCAAAGATAACAGAAACAAATCAGTCATTCTCAATTCTCACTAAATTCCACATGACGACTCACCACTGCTAGAGACGGTTTGTATAATACATTGTCTGTCATTTGACCGATTTCAGTCAGACAGAATAACTATCCTCCATATTTCAGTCAGAAAAATGATTAAACAAAACCGCATAAACATCACTTATCACATTTATTCACAAGTATTAAAAAAAAACTAAGATATACTTAAAGTAGATTTAAATCAGTCAATATAACTATATATAACCATCAATCAAACAAACATATCGGAGTTTTTATGACACAGTGTGTTGTTATAGCTGTCGATCTGACAGGTGGAAACGCCACGGGTGTCCAGCTAAAACAGAGTGACTTCAACTCAATAAGTATCCTTAACTCTTCAATGATAGATAATATGAAATCAGATGATGTTGACTGTATTATCTATCCTACCGACAGCAGAGCCATTACAAAGAAAGATTCCTACAACAGAATATATGATGTTGCGAAAAACTTAAAAGTCGTGACACCAAGGTATATTCAAAAAGAATCGACAGTACTCTAAGAGGAAATATCGGAGCAGAAACCGATGCAATGCTGGATTCTTTAGGAGAACAGTACACAGCCATTGTGGTTCCCACCTTTCCCTCCTCAGGCAGAACAGTAGTAGGAGGATATCTGCTGGTAAACGGAGCCCTGCTGCACAAAACAGATATAGCCATTGATCCTAAATGCCCTGTTAAGGTAGCTAAAGTCTCAACAATCATCAAGCAGCAGTCCAAATACAGAACCACCAATATCTACTCTGAAGACATGATGAACGGTAAACATCATCTGGCCGACATCATCAAGGAAAAAATCAGTAAAGGAAACAGAATAATCATCTTTGATGCGGTAACACAGGAAGCTCTCGATCTGATTGCTGACGCCGTTATGACCAGTAAACAGAAGGTTCTGGCTGTAGATTCAGGAGCATTCACTGCAGCCTTAGCCCGTAAGGCCATAAAACCAAAGAACCAGATTGCAAAAAGTCACGTACTGGTGGTTGTAGGAAGTGTCCATCCAACCACTGCAAGTCAGGTGGACAAACTGAAGATTATGCAGAGAACCGTCAGCGAAACAGTGGTTACAAAGGAATTTTTAGAATCTGACGAGCGACGTGAGAAAGAAATAACCAGAGTTGTCGAAGCTATTGTTGAGAACTACGACAAATTCCCTATCTCAACAGTTATCGGAGATGGACTTGATCTTAAGAAAAGAATTGATTTTAAACCTTATATGAAGAAAATGAATCTTTCCTTAGATGAAGTATCCGCAATCATCAATGATGCCTTTGCTGAGATTACCATCCGAATCTTTGACAGAGTTAAAGCCTTTAAGGGACTCTACTGCTGCGGTGGAGACATTACAGTTGCAGTCTGTGAGAAAGTGAAGGCAGCTGGTATCACTCTTGAGGATGAGGTTCTTCCACTTGCAGCCTACGGCTATATCAAGGGAGGTCCTCTTGATGGCTGTCATATCTTTACCAAAGGCGGAAGTCAGGGAAATCAGGCCGCGCTCATAGACTGCGTCAACTACCTGAAGAAGAGATTATCAATTTAACGTAAAGTTTAGGAGAAACAGGAAATGACAAAACCACTAATTGCTGTACCAATCGGTGATCCGGCCGGTGTCGGTCCAGAGATTGTTGTAAAGACTCTGGTATCCGATGAAGCAATGAATGTTGCTGATGTAATAGTTATTGGTGATCATCAGATCATCGAGCAGGCAATTAAAATCACAAAAGTAAATCTGAGTGTAAATATTGTTAACTCTCCTAAGGAAGGAAAATACCAGAAAGGTGTTCTTAATCTGATTGACCTTAACAATATTGATATGTCCAGATTTGCTTTTGGAAAAGTAAACGGCATGTGCGGCAAAGCTGCCTATGAATACATTGCAAAATCCATAGAGTTTGCAATGAACCGTGAAGTACTTGCAGTGGCAACACCTCCTATCAACAAGGAATCTCTGCGTGCTGGCAACATCAATTTCATAGGTCATACCGAAATCTTCGGTGCGCTAACCAAGACACCAGATCCTCTGACCCTCTTCCAGGTTCACAAGCTTCGAGTGTTCTTCCTGACAAGACATGTCTCTCTTCTTGAAATGCTGGGCATGATCAAAAAGGATCGTATCAAGGATTATGTAAAACGCTGCACCGATGCGCTAAAGAAGCTTGGTGTAACTGAAGGCACCATGGCTGTTGCAGGTTTAAATCCTCATTCAGGTGAGCATGGACTTTTCGGCTGTGAAGAGGTGAACGTAATTGCACCTGCCTGTAAGGAGCTTCAGGATGAAGGATTCAACGTGGTTGGACCAGTTCCTGCTGATTCAGTTTTCCACCAGGCTCATCAGGGAAGATACAACAGCGTTCTGTCTCTGTACCACGATCAGGGCCATATCGCCACCAAGACACTGGACTTTGAAAGAATCATTTCCATCACTGCAGGAATGCCTATTTTAAGAACCTCTGTAGATCACGGCACGGCATTTGATATTGCAGGAAAGAATATTGTTAGCGAGGTAAGTATGGTAGAGGCCGTTAAACTGTCCGCTGAATACGGACCAAACTATAACAGGTAAAACACCACTAAACACAAACAAACACAAATGAGTTAATTATGATTGAAGGACTAAACGGAGGCCAGATGCTGTTAGGTCTGTTTATCGGACTTGCAGTTCTATTCTTCCTGGTACTCAAAACCAAGGTTCACAGCTTTGTAGCTCTGATTATTGCAACTGTAATCATAGGCGTTGTTGGAGGAATGCCTGTTAACACCACTAAATTTGCAGACGGAAATACCCTTGGAATTATAAAATCTATCGCCTCAGGTTTCGGAGGAACTTTAGGTGGTATAGGTATCATCATCGGCTTTGGTGTTATCTTAGGACAGATATTTGAAATGTCTGGAGCTGCAAAGCGTATGGCATATACCTTTATCAAGCTGTTCGGAAAGAAAAAGGAAGAAGAGGCAATGGCAATTACCGGATTCTTCGTTTCAATTCCAATTTTCTGCGACTCTGGTTTCGTTATCCTCTCACCTATTGCCAAGGCAATTGCAAAAGTTGTAAATAAATCAGTTGTTGCAATCAGTGCAGCTTTAGCAGCAGGTCTTGTTATCACCCACACCATGGTGCACCTACTCCAGGTCCTCTTGGTGTAGCTGGTATCTTTTCCATTGATGTCGGTACCTTCATTCTGATTAATCTGGTTCTATCCATCCCAATGGTTCTGGGTGTACTGTTCTATGCAAAGACCTACCTGAACAAGCACTTTGATCTGGTTCCAAATGACAAGGGCTTTTTGGAGAAGATTGTCGGCGACTACAATCCAGATGCAGCCTTAAATGAGGATGACTCAAATCTGCCAAGTGCATTCATGGCATTTACTCCTCTGGTACTGCCAATTCTCCTGATTCTGATGAATACCATTCTTTCAGCACAGGGATTAAAGGAAGGTATCTTTAATATCATCATCTTCCTAGGTCAGCCAATTATCGCTGTAGGCATAGGCTGACTGATTGCTATCGCAACCCTGATTCCAACAGTTGATAAGGAAACTGCCGTAAAAGAGATGGAAAAAGGCATGGCCTCTGCAGGTATCATCCTTCTGGTTACCGGAGCCGGTGGTGCCTTAGGTCAGATTATCAAGGACTCAGGACTTGGTACCTATATTGCTCAGGGCTTTGCAGCAGCAAGCATTCCAGTAGTTCTACTGCCAATGATTATTGCAACCTGTGTTCGCTTCATTCAGGGTTCTGGTACTGTAGCAATGATTACTGCAGCAGGTATTACCGCTCCAATCGTAATTGCAGCCGGTGCTAACCCAATGTTAGGCGCAATCGCCTGCTGCGTAGGCTCATTATTCGCCAGCTAATTCAACGACTCATTCTTCTGGGTTGTAAACAGACTGCTGGGTATCAGTCAGGTAAAGGATCAGCTGAAGGTCTGGACCGCTCCAACCACCATTGCCTGGGCTATCGGCTGTGTTGAAGTTCTGATTCTGTCAGTCTTCATGTAAGCAGGAATAAAAACAGACTATAAAATCTGTTTAACACCTTAGTAAAGAGCTCTCTAAAAAAAAGGAGGCTCTTTTCATTTAAGCAGATTTCCCCTGTGAATTAGGATATTAGCTCCAGTTACAGTAGGCGTTCAGCATAAAAATCATGTTTTATCGGATGCATTTTTGGTTAATTCTGTGTACTTCAACGGTCAATTTACTATACGTTTTATAATTTTTTCCGGCGTATACTTGGCATCAAAAGCAAGACATTTGTTGTTCCTAATTCAAACAGGCTAAGGAGCTTAATATGACGGAACATTATTGTCCACCAAGAGCTATAACAGACAAAACAATAATAAAAAGACGCTTCTACATATGCAGTCTGATTGTTTTTCTGATTATCTTCTCCATAAGCTGTGTAACCAGCTGGGGAGCACAAGATTTAATAGATAATATTGTAAGTCCCGAAGAGCTGCTTATTTACACCGTAATTGGCTTTATGCCAGCTCTGGTATTATTTGTTTACGCTTATTATTTTCTGACCGGAAGATTAAGAGACTGCGGAAAGAACACCTACCATGCCTGGTTTATTCTGATTCCACTGTTTGGATTGGGATACTGTATCTATCTGTGTTTCCCAGGATCTAAAGAGATTACTACATAGCAACAGCTGGTGCGCATTCATCAAAAAAAATAGCAGAGCGGAAACCTCAGACTTAAGTCTGAGGCGGAGCTCTGCCAACTCAGGCTATATATCTTAAAGAATTTCTTTACAATAACTGTTAGAATATAGGGATTATATGGCTTGGAGAAAACTGTTTTGATATTTACAAAAACATTAAAAATAAGAATTAATGTACCTTCAGAACAGGAAACACTGTTACGTCAGATGACGGAGCAGTATCGACAGGCATGTAATTTTATTTCAGAATACGTTTTTACCCATTCCTTTGACTTGAACTTCTTCAGTCTCAATAAAGTACTGTACAGGGATATAAGAGGAAAGTATAGACTTAAATCTCAGCTTGCACAGTCATCCATCAAAACAGTTATTGCAAGATATAATACTGTAAAAGAACAGCTTTTAGAGCATCCATACTGCTATAAAGACGAGAAAGGCGAATGGCAGCGCATACCAAAGACACTGGAATGGCTTTTTAAGCCGGTGTATTTCAGCAGACCACAGACAGATTTGGTTCGCAACAGAGATTACAGTTTTGTTGAAAATGGAAGTCTGTTATCAATCAATACCCTTGGTGAAAGGATCAAATTTACTTATGAGAGAGAACATTTCAAAGAATATTTTGATGGCAGCTGGAGATTTGGAACAGCGAAGCTTGTGAAACTCAAAGGCCTATGGTATCTGCATATTCCTGTAACCAGAGAAAAAGAAGATTTCAAAAAAGAGAATGTAAAACATATAGTGGGAATAGACAGAGGCTTACGCTTTCTGTCTGTAAGCTATGATGAAGAAGGAAAGACCGAATTTATAAGCGGAAAGAAGATTGCAACAAAGCGAAACAAATTCCTTGAGCTGAGACGACAGCTTCAGGCTAAAGGAACAAAATCAGCAAGACGAAGACTAAAAGCTATATCCGGACGAGAAAACCGCTGGATGTCAGATGTAAACCATCAGATATCAAAGACACTCGTGAGGAAGTATGGCAAAGATACACTCTTTGTTCTTGAGGATTTAACCGGTGTAAGTTTTGATGAGCGCAATCTTTCAAGAACAGCAAAAAAGAGATATGACCTAAGAAGCTGGAGCTTCTACCAGCTGGAGCAGTTTCTAAAATACAAAGCTCAAGAGACGGGCTCTGAAGTACTTAGGGTAAGTGCAAAATACACATCTCAGAGATGTCCCGTATGTGGAAGGATCCACAAACAGAGCAGAGATCATAACAGACATCTGTATAGCTGCCCATGCGGCTATAAATCCAATGATGACAGAGTTGGAGCCATGAATATTCAGAATCTTGGAAAGAGATGGCTGTCAGGAGAAAAGAATCCTAGATACAAAAAGGATAATAACTGATTAAGAGTAAACTCTTTTTCAAAGCGGGCATTGTCAATTGTCCGATGATGCTGGCAGTGTAGGGAGATTACCAATTGGTATCGCTTGTACCTATATTATGCTGACTAGCAAGCCCTCGGATTTATCCGAGGGTATTTGACAGAACAAATACATAAAAGTGTACCAGCTGAACTTTACACAGATTCAAACTGCTCAGGTACTAGTCTCTGAAGTCAACAAATACTTGCTGTCCTGAGCAATTCTCTATAATTAGCCTTTGAAGAAAACCTCTGTACGGGCGTCACGGCTTTCCTTTAAATACTCATCAAAGTCAATCTTGAGATTGATGTAGTCTTCATAAGGTTTTACCAGACGAGGATCAGGATGACCTTTCATATTGATATCGAAAAAGGCCTTAATTGAAGCCATTTCCTCAATTCGTCTGTTTTTTTCGATTTCCTCTGCAGAAGTCAGCTCTGCTGATGATAGTTCTGCTGTAGATAGTTCGCTCATAAAGTGCTCCTTAATGTTGTTTTTATGTTTGTTATGCTGATATTTTCTATGAACCGCACAAATAAAACTTGTGATCCTGTCATAAAAATAAAGATTCCATTCCCAAAGAAAAGAAACAACCTCTTATTTCAATAGATATTACTTTTATTTCATCAGGTTACTTATATCGCTTTTTTTGAGTTGAAATTCATCTTGCTACCGTAAAAGTTTAGGCTTGAAAAATTTGTATAGCATTAGTGATGTATGAGAATTGCATGGCAAAAATGGCTTGATTTCGCGGGAAAATAAGCCAGATTTCAAATTTGAAGACTTAAATCAAGCCTTAAGATGCAGACAAATAAACGAATCTTGCACGTGAAACTTTAAGTAAAATGTATGTATATTTTTATTTTTTTGTAAAATTTATCTTAAATATCAGGTAGTTGATTATATATAATGTGCACTATGATCTAGCCCTATACTTAATCTAACAGAGAAAAATCTAAGTTTTTTCTAAGAGTTAAATCTTATTCTTCAAACAAACATACAACCTGTATAGGAGAATAAAAATGAAGTTCAAGACAGTATTAGTGTTAGCAGCATTATCAGCAGCAATAAATCTGGCAAATGCGGCAGATGACACATCTTTAGATGTAACATACAGTACCGGTGATACCTCTATAAGTGTAAGTAAAAATACTGGTACCACAACCTCTTCTGCACCACTTCCACCTCATCATGAACCAGGACATGATTTTGACAAACATCATCCTGACTTTGCTCATGAACCTCCTCATGACGGAAAAGGACCACACCACCCAGATGGTAAGGAACCTCATCACTTTGATGGCAAGGCTCCAGCACATCCTGACGGAAAAGGCCCAGATTTTCACGCTAAGGATGGGAAACATGGAAATCCAGATCTGAAGGACAACCATCATGAGAAGGACCTTCACAAAAATGATGTTGCTCACAACGGAAAGGCTTCCCCACAAAAACAGATCGAAGGAAAGCACGAGGCTATTAAAGCATCCAGCCAGTACAAGGATTTAAACAGAAAAGGTTAAATAATATCTTAATTTATGAAGCTATAGATTCTGCCTCAGATTTATGAGGCAGTTTTTTTTATAAGAGATCCAGACAGCTTTCTACAGGAAGACCTTCAAGCTTGTCCTCTTTGTTTTTGAATCGCTCGACCATTCGTCCAACTGCATTCATTGCAACCTCAATACTTTGTTTTACGGGCTCGCCTTTTAAAATGTGGCCCATAAAAACGGAGCAGAATATATCACCGGTTCCAGAGAAGGAAACAGGGATCTCCTCATAAGGCAGATTGAAATACTCTTCTGACTTTGGATCGAAACAGCAGACCTGCTTTCTGTTATCAACAAAGGCACTGGTAACCACAATTGTGCCTGAAGTGAATTTTCTCAAGGCATCAATCAGATCACGCATCTGTGCTGAAGAAACAGAACCACTCTGATAAGGTATTCCTGCAAGAAAACAGGCTTCTGTATAGTTAGGAACTATATAGTCAGCCACACCGATAAGTTCACGCATATAGCTGATAATACTCTCGGAGATACCGTGATAAAGCTCACCGTTATCAGCCATCACAGGATCAGAGAAAACAGTGATACCCTTGGCTTTGAGGAACTTGCAGTATTCATTGACAATCTCAAGCTGCTCATGAGAGATAACAATACCGGTACCTACGGCATCAAATCTGAAATCATGCTTCTGCCATACAGCGATAGACTTTCGCATATAGTCAGTGGTATCTAAAAGAGCATAATCCCCATAGGCAAAGTTATTTGAAACCAGAGCCGTAGGGAGATTAAAAAGGCTGTATCCCATATGTGAAAGAATAGGGATCATGGCTGTCATGGCAACCTTTGTCTGCCCTGCCATATCAGTAATCAGTAAAACTCTTTTCGGCATAGAAATGACTCTAAAAAAAATCCTCAAATATATTTGAGGACTTATTCTACTACAAAGCATCACATCAAACTATTTTAGGTCCAATGTGATGCATATCGAAATCTTAAACCACAACGGTCTGAGTTAAAACACTAACCTCAGGATCATCTAAAGTTCCGTTCTCTACTGCCTTTACGATGTCAGCCTGAGAATACTTGTCTTCAGGATAAACAACCACAACGGCCTTATCCTGATTCTGAAGGAAGTTGTGTTCGCCATAGTCTGTATAGCGTGTAGCACCTACTGACACCATGATCTGAGATGGGAACCCGGCCTCTGCAAGATAGCTGTTAATCATTTCTGCAGGACCTTCGTTCTGCTGGTTGTTCAGTTTATCAATAAGCCACTCAATCAGCTTACCGTAAATGTAGCTGTAGTCACGAACCGCACTATCTTCACCATAAGGATGAACTACACCGTCACGAACTAAGAATGAAGCGATTCTGTAACGGTTTAATATGCCTTTGTCATCAAAACGGTCGATTGCAATAGCATTGTCAGAAAAGCCCTTGGATGAAGCTCCCCAGTTCTTTTTCTGAGAAATCTTCTTTGCACCTTCCTTACGGATTGAGCAGTCATTGGAGGCGCCAAAGAATACAGGAGTCAGAGAAATAACCTTGCCTTTAGACCATTCAACATCACAGATAATTGCACACTCAGGTTCAATCTGAAGCTTCTGTTCACCCTGAGGGAAAATAATCTTGGATGAATCAAAAGGAAATACGCCTAAAAACTCAGGGGTAACTTTTGATGCATGAGGAATAAATGTTGGGAAAACAGCTTTTGGAGCCTTAGCTTCTGCAGTTTTAACATTGGTAAAATCAACAGCCTCACCAGCCTGTTCTAAATGTCCGGTAAAATTACCCGCTACACCGAAGGTAGCCATCATTTTCAAGTTAATAGCCATATAAAACTCCTTAATCAGCTAGAGGTATTTTAGCAATTTTTTACCAGAATTACATTGCTATCAGACTATCGCATACTTAAAATATAGCCCACCAAAACAAAGTTTTTCACTTACGAGAACCTTAACCGGACATAAAGTCTACACAACATCGCATGAAAAAAATACTGGCTCTATCCTTTATAACGCTTCTTTGCAGCCTAACCTCTGTCCATGCGGATCAGCAGCACAAATCCTTCCGCGAAGCCAAGCTGAATATGGTAGAAATCTTTAGAAGGCTGGAAGCCCCTAAAACACTCTACTGCGGATGCAGCATAAAGTTCCCAAAACGTGGCGGTTATATGCCTGATCTTGAAAGTTGCGGATACCATTCCGACAAAAACGCACAAAACGCAAAAAGAATTGAGGCTGAACATATTATGCCTGCATGGGAGTTCGGACATAAAAGAAACTGCTGGTTACGTGGTCATAGAAAGAACTGCGAACACACTGATACAGAGTTTCAGCAAATGCACGCTGATTTACACAATCTATATCCAGCTATAGGAGAGGTCAACAGTGACCGAAACAACTACAGCTTTACAGATAAACTCTCAGATGACAATTACTACAGAGACTTTACCTCAAACAGAAAGGTAAAGAACTACTCTAGACACAAGATAAATGGCTACGGTCACTGTGAGATGGTAATTGACCGAACTAGAGAAGAGGCAATGCCTCCTGTAAGAGCCAGAGGCATAATTGCCAGAGCATATCTTTATATGAGTTCACGATATAATATATCTCTGAGTAAAGAAAAACAGCAACTTTTCCAAAAATGGAATAAAATGTACGCTCCTGATAAAAATGAGTGCCTAATAAACAGCATGATCAGAAAAATTCAGGGACATGACAATCCATTTGTAAGCAGATCATGCAATTACCGATAAGCAGGAAAACTGACTTTACAAAAGAATGTATAATAACGAATTTCCTCTCGTCTCTGACTAAATAATAGCCGAGTATATTTATGAGAACCGTAAGAATTTGCCAGTATAACTCTTCCCTATCCCTAAACACTGAGCTGGAGCTTGATGAAGATGGCTTCGGTCACCTTGTCAGGGTTTTACGCTTCAAAGAGGGTGATCCCTTTGTGGTTTTTGACGGTAAAGGACACGAGTACGAGGCAGTAATCTGTTCAGCATCAAAATCAAAGGCTACCTATAAATGTGTAAAGGAGATTCAAAGAAATGTTGAATCCCCTCTTTATATTGAGCTTGGCCAGGTTATAAGTCGCGGCGATAAAATGGAATTCACTATTCAGAAGGCCTGTGAGCTTGGAATCAGCGAGATAACCCCTCTTTATTCAGCAAGATGCGGTGTTAAGCTTGATGAAAAACGCCAGTCTAAAAAAGTTGAGCAGTGGCAGAAGATTGCTATCTCAGCATGTGAACAGTCAGGAAGAAATGTTGTTCCCCGAGTCAATGAAATCACTAACATTGATGACTGGTATGCGAAGAACCCAGAGGCATTGTCATTAACGCTTGATCCAAGAGCAAATAAGAAGCTTACCGAGCTTGAAATCAGGCGGCATTTAAGACTTTTAATCGGACCTGAAGGTGGCCTTGATGCAGATGAAATTTCAAAGGCAAAAGATAACAGCTTTATTGGAGTTACATTAGGTCCTAGAATTTTAAGAACGGAGACTGCAGCCTTAGCAGCACTATGTATTCTCGGAAGCAAATACGGAGATCTGTAAATGGAGAATTCACCACTGGTTCTTGGAAAAAATACAACCTACGACAACGAGTACGCTCCTTCGAGACTTCACAGAATTGAAAGAGCATTAGGCCGTTCCGCCATAAAACATCTTAAGACTTTCTTCGGTATGGATATCTGGCGTCTTTATGAGATGACTTATCTTAATTTAAACGGTCTTCCAAAAGTCTGCATGGGAATTATGAAAGTCCCTGCTTCAAGCAGATACATTGTTGAATCAAAGTCGTTAAAACTTTATGAGCTCTCCTTTACCATGACAAAATTTGAATCCTTAAAGGATGTGGAGACTGTTTTTGCAAGAGACCTGTCTAGACTGCTTGAGTGCGAAGTTGAAGTAAAACTGTTTGAGGTCAAAAACAAGGAATTTGATTTTGAAAATCCAAAAGGCATCTGCCTTGAGGAACAGAATTTTGCCCAAAACATGAGTTTTAAGAGCTACGAGTATTCCCCAAAGGTTCTTAAAGCAGCAGAAGTCAAAAAAGCAGTAAGCAAAACCTATTACACAAATCTGTTCAGGTCACTGTGCCCTGTCACCTCTCAGCCGGATCACGCTACTGTAATGATTGAATATAAGGGTTTTGCACCTAACGAAGAGTCTCTTCTGAATTATCTGGTTTCACTAAGAAATCACCAGGGATTCCATGAGCAGTGTGTTGAGCTTATCTACTCTGATATCATGCATGCATTAGAGCCATCAGAGCTCACCGTTTCAGCCTTCTTCACCAGAAGAGGCGGAATTGATATCAATCCAGTCAGAACCAATCAAAAATCTCTTAAATTCCCATCTGTAAGGTTTATTAGACAATAACCACTTATTATTTCGGGATTTTTTTCAAAAGTCCATACTCGTCAAATACAGGCCCGCTTCTGCGGGCTATAATCAAACAGTAATAACTATAAATAAGGAGCCCATATGAGTATTGTTGATGTATGGCCATCAGGTTCCATGGCTTTGTTAACCCAAAGCGAAGCCGATGCTTTGTCTCTATCCAGTAAGGGAGAGCTTTACGAGCTCTACCGCAACTGCTCTCTTGCCGTGCTGAACAGCGGCAACATAACAGACAATTCAAAAGAATTACTGGATAATTTCAGTGATTTTGAAATCAGCAT includes:
- the queF gene encoding NADPH-dependent 7-cyano-7-deazaguanine reductase QueF (catalyzes the NADPH-dependent reduction of 7-cyano-7-deazaguanine (preQ0) to 7-aminomethyl-7-deazaguanine (preQ1) in queuosine biosynthesis), which gives rise to MENSPLVLGKNTTYDNEYAPSRLHRIERALGRSAIKHLKTFFGMDIWRLYEMTYLNLNGLPKVCMGIMKVPASSRYIVESKSLKLYELSFTMTKFESLKDVETVFARDLSRLLECEVEVKLFEVKNKEFDFENPKGICLEEQNFAQNMSFKSYEYSPKVLKAAEVKKAVSKTYYTNLFRSLCPVTSQPDHATVMIEYKGFAPNEESLLNYLVSLRNHQGFHEQCVELIYSDIMHALEPSELTVSAFFTRRGGIDINPVRTNQKSLKFPSVRFIRQ
- a CDS encoding 16S rRNA (uracil(1498)-N(3))-methyltransferase is translated as MRTVRICQYNSSLSLNTELELDEDGFGHLVRVLRFKEGDPFVVFDGKGHEYEAVICSASKSKATYKCVKEIQRNVESPLYIELGQVISRGDKMEFTIQKACELGISEITPLYSARCGVKLDEKRQSKKVEQWQKIAISACEQSGRNVVPRVNEITNIDDWYAKNPEALSLTLDPRANKKLTELEIRRHLRLLIGPEGGLDADEISKAKDNSFIGVTLGPRILRTETAALAALCILGSKYGDL